A single region of the Drosophila miranda strain MSH22 chromosome 2, D.miranda_PacBio2.1, whole genome shotgun sequence genome encodes:
- the LOC108156485 gene encoding dipeptidase 1, protein MKSRKLPKGFVLCGLNCLTFVYFPLVLPILKCSAGAAASASGNAKASDDFDYRMQRVRNVLKEVPLIDGHNDLPWNIRKFLKNQLKDFHFGGDLRELAPWSSSAWSHTDLRRLKEGMVSAQFWSAYAPCSSQHLDAVQLTLEQIDLIRRLVQLYPHHMALVTTATGIEQTHRTGKIASLIGVEGGHAIGTSLSVLRMFYQLGARYLTLTHTCNTPWADCCKVDEPGKYPHIGGLSQFGKLVVKEMNRLGMIVDLSHVSVPTMLDALAASRAPLIFSHSSAHAICNSSRNVPDHVLQRIAINGGLVMVAFYPHFVSCSGQATLHDVVAHINHIREVAGIDHVGIGAGYDGVNLVPKGLEDVSKYPHLFAALLESDKWSEEDIAKLAGRNLIRVFKEVEAVRDQMELLRVPPIDQSIPAEDIMGRSYCRYQGPRT, encoded by the exons ATGAAATCACGGAAGCTGCCAAAGGGCTTCGTGCTTTGTGGCCTCAACTGTCTGACCTTCGTTTACTTCCCGCTCGTCCTGCCCATCCTGAAATGCTCGGCCGGGGCCGCGGCCAGCGCCAGCGGCAACGCCAAGGCCAGCGACGATTTCGACTATCGCATGCAACGCGTCCGGAATGTCCTGAAGGAGGTGCCCCTCATCGACGGCCACAACGATCTGCCCTGGAACATACGCAAGTTCCTCAAGAATCAGCTAAAGGACTTCCACTTCGGTGGCGATCTCCGGGAACTGGCTCCCTGGTCGTCGAGTGCCTGGAGCCACACAGACCTGCGCCGCCTCAAGGAGGGCATGGTCTCGGCACAATTCTGGTCAGCCTACGCCCCCTGTTCGTCGCAGCATCTGGATGCCGTGCAGCTGACACTGGAGCAAATCGATCTCATCCGGCGCCTGGTGCAGCTTTATCCTCATCACATGGCTCTTGTGACGACGGCCACGGGCATCGAGCAGACACATCGCACGGGGAAGATCGCCAGCCTGATAGGGGTGGAGGGTGGACATGCCATCGGCACCAGTCTGAGTGTCCTGCGGATGTTCTATCAGCTCGGCGCACGATACTTGACTCTCACACACACCTGCAATACACCTTG GGCGGACTGCTGCAAAGTTGACGAGCCCGGGAAGTATCCACACATTGGCGGACTCTCGCAGTTCGGCAAG TTGGTGGTCAAGGAGATGAATCGTCTTGGGATGATTGTTGATCTGTCGCATGTGTCGGTGCCAACCATGCTGGATGCTTTGGCCGCCTCTAGGGCGCCGCTCATCTTTTCGCACTCCTCGGCGCATGCCATCTGCAACAGTTCCCGCAATGTGCCCGATCATGTCCTGCAACGCATT GCAATAAATGGCGGTCTGGTTATGGTCGCCTTTTATCCACATTTCGTCAGCTGCTCGGGACAGGCAACACTGCACGATGTTGTTG CGCATATCAACCACATAAGGGAGGTGGCTGGCATCGATCATGTGGGCATTGGTGCTGGCTACGATGGAGTCAACTT AGTGCCCAAAGGACTGGAGGATGTGTCCAAATATCCGCATCTTTTTGCTGCTCTACTCGAGTCTGATAAATGGTCAGAGGAGGATATTGCCAAGTTGGCTGGCAGGAATCTAATACGTGTATTCAAGGAAGTCGAAGCG GTGCGTGATCAAATGGAACTCCTGCGGGTGCCACCCATTGATCAGTCAATTCCAGCCGAAGACATTATGGGCAGATCCTATTGTCGTTATCAAGGACCAAGAACGTGA
- the LOC108156486 gene encoding fructose-bisphosphate aldolase isoform X3 yields MTTYFNYPSKELQDELRGIAQAIVAPGKGILAADESVSTMGKRLQDIGVENSDENRRAYRQLLFSTDPKLAENISGVILFHETLYQKADDGTPFVDILKKKGIIPGIKVDKGVVPLFGSEDEVTTQGLDDLAARCAQYKKDGCDFAKWRCVLKIGKNTPSYQSILENANVLARYASICQSQRIVPIVEPEVLPDGDHDLDRAQKVTETVLAAVYKALSDHHVYLEGTLLKPNMVTAGQSAKKNTPQEIGLATVLALRRTVPAAVTGVTFLSGGQSEEEATVNLSAINNVPLGRPWALTFSYGRALQASVLKAWGGKKENIAAGQNELLKRARANALASQGKYVAGSIPSYAANTSLFIAGHKY; encoded by the exons ATGACCACCTACTTCAACTACCCCAGCAAGGAGCTGCAGGATGAGCTGAGGGGCATTGCCCAGGCCATCGTCGCACCCGGCAAGGGTATTCTGGCCGCCGACGAGTCCGTCTCGACCATGGGCAAGCGTCTTCAGGACATTGGCGTGGAGAACAGCGACGAGAACCGTCGTGCCTACCGTCAGCTGCTGTTCAGCACCGACCCCAAGCTGGCTGAGAACATCTCCGGCGTGATCCTGTTCCACGAGACCCTCTACCAGAAGGCCGATGACGGCACTCCCTTCGTTGATATCCTCAAGAAGAAGGGCATCATTCCCGGAATCAAGGTCGACAAGGGTGTCGTCCCACTGTTCGGCTCCGAGGATGAGGTCACCACCCAGGGCCTCGACGATCTGGCCGCTCGCTGCGCCCAGTACAAGAAGGACGGCTGCGACTTCGCCAAGTGGCGTTGCGTGCTGAAGATCGGCAAGAACACCCCATCCTACCAGTCCATCCTGGAGAACGCCAACGTGCTGGCCCGCTACGCTTCCATCTGCCAGTCGCAGCGCATCGTGCCCATTGTGGAGCCCGAGGTTCTGCCCGATGGCGATCACGATCTGGACCGTGCCCAGAAGGTCACCGAGACCGTCCTGGCCGCCGTCTACAAGGCTCTGAGCGACCACCACGTCTACCTGGAGGGTACTCTGCTGAAGCCCAACATGGTCACCGCTGGCCAGTCCGCCAAGAAGAACACCCCCCAGGAGATCGGCCTGGCCACCGTCTTGGCTCTGCGCCGCACTGTCCCCGCCGCCGTCACCG GTGTCACCTTCTTGTCGGGAGGCCAGTCTGAGGAGGAGGCCACCGTCAACCTGAGCGCCATCAACAATGTTCCTCTGGGCCGCCCATGGGCCCTGACCTTCTCGTACGGTCGTGCCCTGCAAGCCTCCGTGCTGAAGGCCTGGGGAGGCAAGAAGGAGAACATTGCCGCCGGTCAGAACGAGCTGCTGAAGCGCGCCAGG GCCAACGCTCTAGCTAGCCAGGGCAAATACGTGGCCGGCTCGATTCCCTCGTACGCCGCCAATACCAGCCTCTTTATTGCTGGCCAcaaatactaa
- the LOC108156486 gene encoding fructose-bisphosphate aldolase isoform X2 yields the protein MTTYFNYPSKELQDELRGIAQAIVAPGKGILAADESVSTMGKRLQDIGVENSDENRRAYRQLLFSTDPKLAENISGVILFHETLYQKADDGTPFVDILKKKGIIPGIKVDKGVVPLFGSEDEVTTQGLDDLAARCAQYKKDGCDFAKWRCVLKIGKNTPSYQSILENANVLARYASICQSQRIVPIVEPEVLPDGDHDLDRAQKVTETVLAAVYKALSDHHVYLEGTLLKPNMVTAGQSAKKNTPQEIGLATVLALRRTVPAAVTGVTFLSGGQSEEEATVNLSAINNVPLGRPWALTFSYGRALQASVLKAWGGKKENIAAGQNELLKRARANSAASCGCYEAGSVSGAAGVDTLHVDDHRY from the exons ATGACCACCTACTTCAACTACCCCAGCAAGGAGCTGCAGGATGAGCTGAGGGGCATTGCCCAGGCCATCGTCGCACCCGGCAAGGGTATTCTGGCCGCCGACGAGTCCGTCTCGACCATGGGCAAGCGTCTTCAGGACATTGGCGTGGAGAACAGCGACGAGAACCGTCGTGCCTACCGTCAGCTGCTGTTCAGCACCGACCCCAAGCTGGCTGAGAACATCTCCGGCGTGATCCTGTTCCACGAGACCCTCTACCAGAAGGCCGATGACGGCACTCCCTTCGTTGATATCCTCAAGAAGAAGGGCATCATTCCCGGAATCAAGGTCGACAAGGGTGTCGTCCCACTGTTCGGCTCCGAGGATGAGGTCACCACCCAGGGCCTCGACGATCTGGCCGCTCGCTGCGCCCAGTACAAGAAGGACGGCTGCGACTTCGCCAAGTGGCGTTGCGTGCTGAAGATCGGCAAGAACACCCCATCCTACCAGTCCATCCTGGAGAACGCCAACGTGCTGGCCCGCTACGCTTCCATCTGCCAGTCGCAGCGCATCGTGCCCATTGTGGAGCCCGAGGTTCTGCCCGATGGCGATCACGATCTGGACCGTGCCCAGAAGGTCACCGAGACCGTCCTGGCCGCCGTCTACAAGGCTCTGAGCGACCACCACGTCTACCTGGAGGGTACTCTGCTGAAGCCCAACATGGTCACCGCTGGCCAGTCCGCCAAGAAGAACACCCCCCAGGAGATCGGCCTGGCCACCGTCTTGGCTCTGCGCCGCACTGTCCCCGCCGCCGTCACCG GTGTCACCTTCTTGTCGGGAGGCCAGTCTGAGGAGGAGGCCACCGTCAACCTGAGCGCCATCAACAATGTTCCTCTGGGCCGCCCATGGGCCCTGACCTTCTCGTACGGTCGTGCCCTGCAAGCCTCCGTGCTGAAGGCCTGGGGAGGCAAGAAGGAGAACATTGCCGCCGGTCAGAACGAGCTGCTGAAGCGCGCCAGG GCTAATAGTGCGGCCAGCTGTGGCTGCTACGAGGCTGGTTCTGTTTCCGGTGCTGCTGGTGTGGATACATTGCATGTGGATGATCACAGATACTGA
- the LOC108156486 gene encoding fructose-bisphosphate aldolase isoform X1, translating into MTTYFNYPSKELQDELRGIAQAIVAPGKGILAADESVSTMGKRLQDIGVENSDENRRAYRQLLFSTDPKLAENISGVILFHETLYQKADDGTPFVDILKKKGIIPGIKVDKGVVPLFGSEDEVTTQGLDDLAARCAQYKKDGCDFAKWRCVLKIGKNTPSYQSILENANVLARYASICQSQRIVPIVEPEVLPDGDHDLDRAQKVTETVLAAVYKALSDHHVYLEGTLLKPNMVTAGQSAKKNTPQEIGLATVLALRRTVPAAVTGVTFLSGGQSEEEATVNLSAINNVPLGRPWALTFSYGRALQASVLKAWGGKKENIAAGQNELLKRARANGEASVGKYVAGTAGSGSGSLFVANHAY; encoded by the exons ATGACCACCTACTTCAACTACCCCAGCAAGGAGCTGCAGGATGAGCTGAGGGGCATTGCCCAGGCCATCGTCGCACCCGGCAAGGGTATTCTGGCCGCCGACGAGTCCGTCTCGACCATGGGCAAGCGTCTTCAGGACATTGGCGTGGAGAACAGCGACGAGAACCGTCGTGCCTACCGTCAGCTGCTGTTCAGCACCGACCCCAAGCTGGCTGAGAACATCTCCGGCGTGATCCTGTTCCACGAGACCCTCTACCAGAAGGCCGATGACGGCACTCCCTTCGTTGATATCCTCAAGAAGAAGGGCATCATTCCCGGAATCAAGGTCGACAAGGGTGTCGTCCCACTGTTCGGCTCCGAGGATGAGGTCACCACCCAGGGCCTCGACGATCTGGCCGCTCGCTGCGCCCAGTACAAGAAGGACGGCTGCGACTTCGCCAAGTGGCGTTGCGTGCTGAAGATCGGCAAGAACACCCCATCCTACCAGTCCATCCTGGAGAACGCCAACGTGCTGGCCCGCTACGCTTCCATCTGCCAGTCGCAGCGCATCGTGCCCATTGTGGAGCCCGAGGTTCTGCCCGATGGCGATCACGATCTGGACCGTGCCCAGAAGGTCACCGAGACCGTCCTGGCCGCCGTCTACAAGGCTCTGAGCGACCACCACGTCTACCTGGAGGGTACTCTGCTGAAGCCCAACATGGTCACCGCTGGCCAGTCCGCCAAGAAGAACACCCCCCAGGAGATCGGCCTGGCCACCGTCTTGGCTCTGCGCCGCACTGTCCCCGCCGCCGTCACCG GTGTCACCTTCTTGTCGGGAGGCCAGTCTGAGGAGGAGGCCACCGTCAACCTGAGCGCCATCAACAATGTTCCTCTGGGCCGCCCATGGGCCCTGACCTTCTCGTACGGTCGTGCCCTGCAAGCCTCCGTGCTGAAGGCCTGGGGAGGCAAGAAGGAGAACATTGCCGCCGGTCAGAACGAGCTGCTGAAGCGCGCCAGG